From a region of the Burkholderia sp. PAMC 26561 genome:
- a CDS encoding SDR family oxidoreductase, whose amino-acid sequence MTILVTGATGAVGSQVVHRLVEEGASVRAIARSPEKANLPASVDVRKGDMTDIASMRAALEGVDTLFLLNAVVADEVTQAILTLSLARDAGIQRIVYFSVFNSDRFTDVPHFTGKYTVERMIEEFDLPATILRPSYFIQNDASMKEVIAGKSVYPMPVGSVGVSMADTRDIAEIAAISLLQRERSATPLPREVIDVVGPQAMTGSALAAIWTEVLGKPVNYGGDDLDAFEAQMASRAPSWMARDIRLMLGRFQRDGMAANERAVARMTELLGRPPRSYRDFAVETAKEWATK is encoded by the coding sequence ATGACTATCCTGGTTACTGGCGCCACGGGCGCTGTCGGTTCGCAAGTTGTTCATCGGCTGGTCGAGGAGGGCGCAAGCGTGCGGGCCATCGCACGTTCGCCCGAAAAAGCCAATCTGCCGGCAAGCGTCGACGTGCGCAAAGGCGACATGACGGATATCGCGTCGATGCGTGCGGCGCTCGAAGGTGTCGACACGCTGTTCCTGCTCAACGCGGTCGTCGCCGACGAAGTCACGCAGGCGATCCTCACGCTGAGCCTCGCGCGCGATGCCGGCATTCAACGCATCGTCTATTTCTCGGTGTTCAATTCAGACCGCTTCACCGACGTTCCCCACTTCACGGGCAAATACACGGTCGAACGGATGATCGAGGAATTCGATCTGCCGGCTACGATCCTGCGCCCGAGCTATTTCATCCAGAACGATGCATCGATGAAAGAAGTGATCGCCGGCAAATCGGTTTATCCGATGCCCGTAGGAAGCGTCGGCGTTTCGATGGCCGATACCCGCGACATCGCGGAAATAGCCGCCATCAGTTTGTTGCAGCGTGAACGTTCGGCGACGCCGTTGCCGCGTGAAGTGATCGACGTGGTCGGTCCGCAAGCCATGACCGGCAGCGCGTTGGCCGCGATCTGGACCGAGGTTCTGGGCAAGCCCGTGAACTACGGCGGCGATGATCTCGATGCATTCGAAGCGCAAATGGCGAGCCGTGCGCCAAGCTGGATGGCACGCGACATCCGCCTGATGCTCGGCCGTTTCCAGCGCGACGGCATGGCGGCGAATGAGCGCGCCGTTGCACGGATGACCGAGTTGCTCGGGCGGCCGCCGCGGTCGTATCGTGATTTCGCCGTCGAGACGGCTAAGGAGTGGGCCACGAAGTAA
- a CDS encoding NAD(P)/FAD-dependent oxidoreductase codes for MKFDTIVLGAGIVGVSIAVHLQKLGRSVALVDRKRPGLETSFGNAGLLQREGVYPYALPRDISTWMHYAKNDSIDVHYHRDALPALAPFLWAYWRNSEPAKHAAIARQYATLIEHCVTEHEVLAREAGVTALLKPTGWIKVFHTNAAQDDEARDAERWHREFGVHYTLLDPATLQKTEPHLDPSLVGGLHYTDAVSVNDPGALVAGYAAYFERLGGRFFNGDATTLAEDGNGWRVMTQEGQVNASTAVIALGPWAKDVTAALGYRLPLAVKRGYHMHYTPQPGTVLNHPVLDVDNGFLLAPMARGIRLTTGVELAERDAPKTPVQLLRAEPVARTLFPLGERVDDEPWMGRRPCTPDMMPIIGPAPRHKNMWFAFGHAHHGLTLGAVTGRLIASMMTGEEPFIDTTPFRADRFAA; via the coding sequence ATGAAGTTCGACACTATTGTGCTGGGCGCGGGCATCGTAGGGGTATCGATTGCAGTGCATTTGCAAAAGCTCGGCCGCTCGGTCGCGCTCGTGGATCGAAAGCGTCCGGGCCTCGAGACATCGTTTGGGAATGCGGGGCTGCTGCAGCGCGAAGGGGTGTATCCGTACGCGCTTCCTCGCGACATCAGCACGTGGATGCATTACGCAAAGAATGACTCCATCGATGTCCATTACCACCGCGACGCGCTTCCCGCGCTTGCGCCGTTCCTCTGGGCGTACTGGCGCAACTCGGAACCCGCGAAGCACGCGGCCATCGCGCGTCAATACGCAACGCTGATCGAACATTGCGTGACCGAGCATGAAGTCCTCGCGCGCGAGGCGGGCGTCACGGCTTTGCTCAAGCCAACGGGCTGGATCAAGGTCTTCCACACCAACGCCGCACAGGACGATGAAGCGCGCGATGCAGAACGCTGGCATCGTGAATTCGGTGTGCATTACACGCTGCTCGATCCTGCCACGTTGCAGAAGACCGAGCCGCATCTGGACCCATCGCTGGTGGGCGGATTGCATTACACGGACGCGGTATCGGTCAATGATCCGGGCGCGCTGGTCGCGGGTTATGCCGCGTATTTCGAGCGGCTGGGCGGACGTTTCTTCAACGGCGACGCGACCACCCTTGCCGAAGATGGCAACGGCTGGCGCGTGATGACGCAGGAAGGGCAGGTCAACGCATCGACTGCAGTGATCGCGCTGGGGCCATGGGCGAAGGACGTGACCGCGGCGCTGGGATATCGGTTGCCGCTCGCGGTCAAGCGCGGCTATCACATGCACTACACGCCGCAGCCGGGCACGGTGCTGAACCATCCGGTACTCGATGTCGACAACGGTTTCCTGCTTGCGCCAATGGCGCGCGGCATCCGCCTGACGACAGGCGTGGAGCTGGCCGAACGCGATGCGCCGAAGACACCCGTGCAACTGCTGCGCGCCGAGCCTGTGGCGCGGACTCTGTTCCCGCTCGGGGAGCGTGTAGACGATGAACCCTGGATGGGCCGCCGTCCGTGCACGCCTGACATGATGCCGATCATCGGACCTGCGCCGCGTCACAAGAACATGTGGTTCGCATTCGGCCACGCGCATCATGGGCTCACGCTCGGCGCGGTGACGGGCAGGCTGATTGCATCCATGATGACGGGTGAAGAACCGTTCATCGATACCACGCCGTTCAGGGCAGACCGCTTTGCGGCTTAG
- a CDS encoding histidine phosphatase family protein, with protein sequence MNTPVTNQPEIWLIRHGETEWSKSGQHTGRTDIPLTDHGREQARALRPVLAAQSFDLVLHSPMSRARDTCEEAGLIAHAEEEPRLSEWNYGIYEGRKTADIRAEEPDWSVWTSPIPEGESVQDIQARAESLIARLLGTHGRIALFSHAHFLRVLGACWMADSAALGAHLLLDTASVSVLGFDRESRALKQWNVTHRPA encoded by the coding sequence ATGAACACACCCGTTACGAACCAACCCGAGATCTGGCTGATCCGTCATGGCGAAACAGAATGGAGCAAGTCGGGCCAGCACACCGGCCGCACGGATATTCCGCTGACTGACCATGGCCGCGAACAGGCGCGGGCACTCCGGCCGGTGCTCGCCGCGCAAAGCTTCGATCTCGTGCTGCACAGCCCGATGAGCCGCGCACGCGACACGTGTGAGGAAGCCGGCTTGATCGCGCACGCCGAAGAAGAGCCGCGTTTGAGCGAATGGAACTACGGCATCTACGAAGGCCGCAAGACGGCGGATATACGGGCTGAAGAGCCGGACTGGTCCGTGTGGACATCGCCGATACCGGAAGGCGAGAGCGTTCAGGATATCCAGGCGCGGGCCGAATCCCTGATCGCGCGTTTGCTTGGTACGCACGGCCGTATTGCGCTCTTTTCCCACGCACACTTTCTACGCGTGCTCGGCGCCTGCTGGATGGCGGATTCGGCCGCGCTCGGCGCACATCTGTTGCTCGATACCGCGTCCGTCAGCGTGCTCGGCTTCGATCGCGAATCGCGCGCGCTCAAGCAGTGGAACGTCACGCACAGGCCGGCCTAG
- a CDS encoding SDR family NAD(P)-dependent oxidoreductase: protein MSKVAMISGANRGIGLAVATELHKRGYRLSLGMRDPSSVQFPFDAFTFPYEARDPQSARRWVDASIEHFGQLDVLISNAGICTHITLEDGTDDMLEETLDINVKAPFRLIQAALPHLRKPGDARVVQIASLSGKRVKNLNAGYQMSKHAVIALNHAIRRAGWDDGIRATAICPGFVNTDMAAGIADLEPQAMTQPEDLAVLIANTIAMPNTASVAEILVNCRHEDLF from the coding sequence ATGAGCAAAGTAGCGATGATCTCCGGCGCGAATCGCGGTATCGGACTGGCGGTTGCAACGGAATTGCATAAACGCGGGTATCGGTTATCGCTGGGAATGCGCGATCCGTCGTCGGTGCAATTTCCATTCGATGCCTTCACGTTCCCGTATGAAGCCCGCGATCCGCAAAGCGCACGCCGTTGGGTCGACGCCAGTATCGAACACTTCGGACAACTGGACGTGCTGATCAGCAACGCCGGGATCTGTACGCATATCACGCTGGAAGACGGCACCGACGACATGCTCGAAGAGACGCTGGATATCAACGTCAAGGCACCGTTCCGATTGATCCAGGCTGCGTTGCCCCATCTGCGCAAACCCGGCGATGCACGCGTGGTGCAGATTGCATCGCTGTCGGGAAAGCGCGTGAAGAACCTGAACGCGGGTTACCAGATGTCAAAGCATGCGGTGATTGCGTTGAACCACGCCATACGGCGCGCCGGATGGGACGATGGCATTCGTGCAACCGCCATTTGCCCGGGCTTCGTGAACACGGACATGGCGGCCGGCATCGCGGATCTCGAACCGCAAGCAATGACACAGCCCGAGGATCTGGCGGTGCTCATCGCCAATACGATCGCGATGCCGAATACCGCGAGCGTCGCCGAGATCCTTGTGAATTGCCGTCACGAGGACCTGTTCTAG
- a CDS encoding NAD(P)/FAD-dependent oxidoreductase — translation MGPQVETVADDTTLPAEVDVVVVGGGIIGVSTALYLSEKGLRVAVCEKGHIAGEQSSRNWGWVRVTHRDMREFELSIESLKLWRKLDETLGIDTGFKQCGILYMANDDAKMEAHRVWLEKAQALAGKDAFDTREIDAKAVANLLPGASRAFKGGLYTAGDGRAEPQRAAPAIANALRKRGVKILTPCAVRGIETSAGRVSAVVTELGTIRCKSVVVAGGAWSRLFCGNLGIDVPQLMVKASVLRTAPIEGGPAVSASNKEFAFRKRADGGYTIAFGFRTYTDITPDSFRLFPKYIPALKSQLGALRIGVGERFFEEMRRPRKWALDKRTAFEDVRTLDPEPISQYTDAGLREFVKVFPHMSGARIAQRWAGLMDITPDAIPVISGVQTVPGLFIGTGFSGHGFGIGPAAGKLMADLVTNDTPLVDPHMFRLNRFSDGTKIVIDAGF, via the coding sequence ATGGGACCACAAGTCGAGACCGTCGCCGACGACACCACCCTGCCCGCCGAAGTGGACGTCGTCGTAGTCGGCGGCGGGATCATCGGCGTGAGCACGGCGCTTTATCTCAGCGAGAAAGGCCTGCGCGTGGCGGTATGCGAGAAGGGGCATATTGCCGGCGAACAGTCGAGCCGCAACTGGGGCTGGGTGCGCGTCACGCATCGCGACATGCGCGAGTTCGAACTGAGCATCGAGAGCCTGAAGCTGTGGCGCAAGCTCGATGAAACGCTTGGGATCGATACCGGTTTCAAGCAATGCGGCATCCTGTACATGGCCAACGATGACGCCAAGATGGAAGCGCATCGTGTGTGGCTCGAGAAAGCGCAGGCACTGGCCGGCAAGGACGCATTCGATACACGTGAGATCGACGCCAAGGCCGTGGCGAACCTGTTGCCGGGTGCATCGCGTGCGTTCAAGGGTGGGTTGTACACAGCGGGCGATGGCCGCGCCGAACCGCAAAGAGCCGCGCCCGCCATTGCAAACGCGTTGCGCAAACGCGGCGTGAAAATCCTGACGCCGTGCGCCGTGCGCGGCATTGAAACCAGCGCGGGCCGCGTGAGCGCCGTCGTCACCGAACTTGGTACGATCCGCTGCAAAAGCGTGGTCGTCGCGGGCGGCGCGTGGTCGCGATTGTTCTGCGGGAATCTGGGTATCGATGTGCCGCAGTTGATGGTCAAGGCGTCCGTGCTGCGTACCGCGCCCATTGAGGGCGGTCCCGCCGTGAGCGCGAGCAACAAGGAGTTCGCATTCCGCAAGCGCGCGGACGGCGGTTATACGATCGCTTTCGGCTTTCGCACTTATACGGATATCACGCCCGACAGCTTCCGGCTTTTCCCCAAATACATCCCGGCGCTCAAGAGCCAGTTGGGCGCGCTGCGCATTGGCGTAGGCGAACGTTTCTTCGAAGAAATGCGCCGTCCGCGTAAATGGGCGCTCGACAAACGCACCGCGTTCGAAGACGTCCGCACGCTCGATCCGGAGCCGATTTCGCAATACACCGATGCCGGTTTGCGCGAGTTCGTGAAGGTCTTTCCGCACATGAGCGGCGCGCGTATCGCGCAGCGCTGGGCGGGACTGATGGACATCACGCCCGACGCGATTCCCGTTATTTCAGGCGTGCAAACGGTGCCGGGACTCTTTATTGGCACAGGGTTTTCGGGGCACGGTTTCGGCATTGGACCGGCGGCAGGCAAACTGATGGCTGATCTGGTCACGAACGACACACCGCTTGTCGATCCACATATGTTCCGGCTGAACCGCTTCAGCGACGGCACGAAGATCGTGATCGATGCAGGCTTCTAA
- a CDS encoding amino acid ABC transporter permease, giving the protein MNAFLQNFLDWQLLTGSLPALLETGLVNTLVLSLFSTLLGIVAGMVLALMAVSHMRWLEMPARVFVDVFRGLPAALVILLVGQGLAPVGLAIFGPNPYPLAIVALGLISSAYIAEIFRSGIQSVGKGQLSACQALGMNYWTAMRHVIVPQGIRRILPALANQFISIVKDSSLVYFLGLLTSQRDLFTIGQNTSVNTANLSPLVAAGLVYLLITIPLTHAINHIDRWTNRHSNPRSGDATATTRKQLKRQAAAARTSMTGQHN; this is encoded by the coding sequence ATGAATGCATTCCTGCAGAACTTCCTCGACTGGCAGTTGCTTACGGGATCGCTGCCGGCGCTGCTCGAAACCGGGCTTGTCAATACGCTGGTGCTCTCGCTGTTTTCAACGCTGCTCGGGATTGTCGCGGGCATGGTGCTGGCGCTGATGGCCGTGTCGCATATGCGATGGCTCGAAATGCCGGCGCGCGTTTTCGTGGATGTGTTTCGCGGCTTGCCCGCGGCGCTCGTGATATTGCTGGTCGGCCAGGGACTTGCGCCGGTCGGCCTCGCGATCTTCGGGCCGAATCCGTATCCGCTTGCAATCGTGGCGCTCGGGCTGATTTCATCGGCGTATATAGCCGAGATTTTTCGTTCTGGCATCCAGAGCGTGGGCAAAGGTCAGCTCTCCGCGTGCCAGGCGCTCGGCATGAACTACTGGACCGCCATGCGCCATGTGATCGTGCCGCAGGGCATCCGGCGCATCCTGCCCGCGCTTGCCAATCAGTTCATCTCCATTGTGAAGGACTCGAGCCTGGTCTATTTTCTCGGCCTGCTGACTTCGCAGCGTGATCTCTTCACTATCGGGCAGAACACGTCCGTGAACACCGCGAACCTGTCGCCGCTGGTTGCGGCGGGTCTGGTCTATTTGCTGATCACCATACCGCTCACGCACGCAATCAATCATATCGACCGGTGGACAAACCGGCATTCGAATCCGCGCTCCGGGGACGCCACCGCGACCACCCGCAAGCAGCTCAAGCGTCAGGCGGCAGCCGCACGCACCAGCATGACCGGGCAACATAACTAA
- a CDS encoding substrate-binding periplasmic protein, giving the protein MTATSAHADDLGTLAPGKLMAGVDANNKPYSYIDNGKMTGFDVELLRAIGAKLGLSVDFRAQDFSGLLPSVTNQQIDLAAGSISITTDRLKMVDFSEGYLTGLLSVATLPETTAITSDKASVKGKRIGVIQGTIEDTYSDSYLPGAQIVRFPNLNAGFLSMRSKYIDGFFIDKSLVDGLQEKYPQMKIADRLDISAINLPAGFPMRKGNAKLEAAVNKTLNDLVADGTWMKLYTQFHPGYPKPASLPPYAMKTGS; this is encoded by the coding sequence ATGACCGCGACAAGCGCTCATGCCGATGACCTTGGCACGCTCGCACCAGGCAAGCTCATGGCCGGCGTGGATGCGAACAACAAGCCGTATTCCTACATCGATAACGGCAAGATGACGGGCTTCGATGTCGAACTATTGCGTGCAATCGGCGCGAAGCTCGGCTTGAGCGTCGACTTTCGCGCGCAGGATTTCAGCGGCCTGTTGCCGAGCGTAACGAACCAGCAAATCGATCTTGCGGCCGGGTCCATTTCGATCACGACTGACCGGCTGAAGATGGTCGATTTCTCCGAGGGTTACCTCACCGGCTTGCTGAGCGTCGCGACCTTGCCGGAGACCACGGCGATCACGAGCGACAAGGCCTCTGTCAAAGGAAAGCGCATTGGCGTGATTCAAGGCACCATCGAAGACACGTACTCGGACAGCTATTTGCCGGGCGCGCAGATCGTGCGTTTTCCGAACCTGAACGCGGGTTTTCTCTCCATGCGTTCAAAATATATCGACGGTTTCTTCATCGACAAATCGCTCGTGGACGGCTTGCAGGAAAAATACCCGCAAATGAAGATCGCAGACCGGCTCGATATCTCGGCGATCAACTTGCCGGCTGGTTTCCCGATGCGCAAGGGCAACGCGAAACTCGAAGCCGCAGTCAACAAGACACTCAACGATCTGGTCGCGGACGGCACGTGGATGAAGCTCTACACGCAGTTCCATCCGGGTTATCCGAAGCCTGCAAGCCTGCCGCCATACGCAATGAAAACCGGTAGCTGA
- a CDS encoding NAD(P)/FAD-dependent oxidoreductase — protein sequence MRADSLLFHDDFRIAPYWWDEAPPETSRVALPANVDVVIVGSGYCGLSAAAEAAQHGATVAVLDTAEIGSGGSTRSGGMVSSGQKLALTNAIRGVSAERLSRLMAESNASFEYLKQLISQESLDAGLQITGRFFGAFTPGHFERLRKQGELLREKTGVTVHVVTRAEQRAVVGSDYYYGGILVDEYGGLHTAKYHRALRDLARRRGATLHSHAAVERIERTGTRFTVHTARGKINAGRVLVATNGYTGRLTPFFARRVLPVASYQIATEPLPPGLMDVLNPGRRMISDSKRNLFYTRPSPDGTRMLFGSRPSFREVGERDAARILRAKMVELWPALRDVRITHAWKGYVAMTGDKLAHIGERDGVFYALGCNGNGVALMSYLGQRIAKSLLGLESAHGAFGEGPFPLSPGGIASTLSVPVGAALYQLDDCWNGRVRGALS from the coding sequence ATGCGAGCCGACTCACTGCTATTTCACGATGACTTTCGCATCGCGCCATATTGGTGGGACGAGGCGCCGCCGGAGACATCGCGCGTGGCGTTGCCCGCGAATGTGGACGTGGTGATCGTAGGCAGCGGGTATTGCGGGTTATCGGCGGCGGCGGAAGCGGCGCAACATGGCGCGACAGTCGCCGTTCTGGACACCGCCGAGATTGGCTCGGGCGGCAGCACGCGCAGCGGCGGCATGGTGTCGAGCGGACAGAAGCTTGCGCTGACAAACGCGATTCGCGGGGTTTCGGCGGAACGGCTCAGCCGCCTGATGGCTGAATCCAACGCAAGTTTCGAGTACCTGAAACAGCTCATAAGCCAAGAATCGCTCGATGCCGGCCTGCAGATCACCGGCCGGTTTTTCGGCGCGTTCACGCCTGGGCATTTCGAGCGGCTGCGCAAGCAGGGCGAACTCTTGCGCGAGAAAACCGGCGTGACCGTGCACGTGGTGACCCGCGCGGAACAGCGCGCGGTCGTGGGATCGGATTATTACTATGGCGGCATTCTCGTCGATGAATACGGCGGCCTGCATACCGCCAAATATCATCGCGCGTTGCGTGATCTTGCGCGCCGGCGTGGCGCGACGCTGCATTCGCACGCGGCGGTCGAGCGCATCGAAAGGACGGGTACGCGGTTCACGGTGCATACGGCACGCGGCAAGATCAACGCGGGTCGCGTGCTGGTTGCGACCAACGGCTACACCGGCCGGCTCACGCCCTTTTTTGCGCGGCGTGTTCTGCCCGTCGCAAGTTATCAGATCGCAACGGAACCGCTGCCTCCCGGGCTCATGGACGTGCTGAACCCCGGGCGCCGCATGATCAGCGACTCAAAGCGCAACCTGTTTTACACGCGGCCATCGCCCGATGGAACCCGCATGTTGTTCGGCTCGCGGCCATCGTTCAGGGAAGTCGGCGAACGTGACGCCGCGCGGATCTTGCGCGCGAAGATGGTCGAGCTCTGGCCCGCATTACGCGATGTCCGCATCACGCACGCATGGAAAGGTTATGTCGCAATGACAGGCGACAAGCTCGCGCACATTGGCGAACGTGACGGTGTGTTCTATGCGCTCGGTTGCAATGGCAATGGCGTCGCGCTCATGTCTTACCTCGGGCAGCGCATCGCGAAGTCCCTGCTCGGGCTCGAATCCGCACATGGCGCCTTCGGTGAAGGGCCGTTCCCGCTGAGTCCTGGCGGCATTGCGAGTACGTTGAGCGTGCCCGTGGGCGCGGCGCTTTATCAGCTCGACGATTGCTGGAACGGCCGGGTGCGTGGCGCGCTGTCCTGA
- a CDS encoding LysR substrate-binding domain-containing protein: MNQRQIEAFRLVMLRGSMTAAAEELGTSQPSISRLIAELEASTGLALFTRNGGRIQATDAGSAFYREVDRSFVGIEKLAHSAREIRQFGSGRLRLVAAPVVALSFVPLVIERFLAAYPRIAVSLEMRSEGTIQRWASSGYCDVGFGTITPDAFGVTSAELYRLPGVCALPANHPLAARERIHARDLKDQSLILPSYADDTRSALDRALRQAGVNQVPTIETPYGATICAMVARGLGVGVVNPLATLDANPARIVFRPFSPEVMFRGFTVCPQLQHPNPLVSAFLELTRETMTLEALRLLGALS; this comes from the coding sequence ATGAACCAGCGGCAGATCGAGGCATTCAGGCTTGTCATGTTGCGCGGATCGATGACAGCCGCTGCCGAGGAGCTCGGCACATCGCAGCCGAGCATCAGCCGGTTGATAGCGGAGCTGGAGGCATCGACGGGACTCGCGCTTTTCACGCGCAACGGCGGACGGATCCAGGCCACCGATGCAGGCAGCGCGTTTTATCGCGAAGTGGACCGGAGTTTTGTCGGCATCGAAAAGCTTGCGCATTCAGCGCGTGAAATCCGGCAGTTCGGCAGCGGCCGCTTGCGGCTGGTTGCAGCGCCCGTGGTGGCGTTATCGTTCGTTCCGCTTGTGATCGAGCGGTTCCTGGCGGCGTATCCGCGCATTGCGGTATCGCTGGAAATGCGCAGCGAAGGGACCATCCAGCGATGGGCGTCATCAGGGTACTGCGACGTTGGCTTCGGCACCATCACACCCGACGCGTTCGGCGTCACAAGCGCGGAGCTGTACCGGCTGCCGGGCGTATGCGCGCTGCCCGCCAACCATCCGCTTGCCGCACGGGAGCGCATTCACGCACGGGATTTGAAAGACCAAAGCCTGATTTTGCCGTCCTATGCGGATGACACCCGTTCTGCGCTCGATCGCGCGTTGCGGCAGGCCGGTGTGAACCAGGTGCCGACTATCGAGACGCCTTACGGCGCGACGATTTGCGCGATGGTTGCGCGCGGCCTGGGCGTGGGCGTGGTGAACCCGCTTGCTACCCTCGATGCCAACCCCGCGCGCATCGTGTTCCGGCCGTTCTCGCCCGAAGTGATGTTTCGCGGCTTTACCGTATGTCCGCAGTTGCAGCATCCCAACCCGCTGGTGAGCGCCTTCCTCGAACTCACCCGCGAGACGATGACGCTCGAAGCGCTGCGGCTTCTAGGCGCCCTTTCATAA
- a CDS encoding CaiB/BaiF CoA transferase family protein → MTQHLDGSLAGIRVIDLSRVLGGPYCTQILADHGAEVIKIEPPLGDETRTWGPPFDGDTASYFLGVNRNKLGVSLDLSKEAAREKLLGLLDTADVLIENFKPGTLERWGIGYEQFLRARFPKLVHCRVSGFGADGPLGGLPGYDAAIQAMAGIMSVNGEAGGEPTRVGIPIVDMVTGLNAALGILMALREREGSQLGQFVESTLFDCALSILHPHTPNYFYSGKPPQRTGNAHPNITPYDMFHTGSVDIFLAVGNNAQFTALCEVILTPQLAADPRFESNKARTANRKDLRRALESVFEQWDGAKLADMLIRRGVPCAPVLSIDAALDLPHTAHREMVVQMEGYKGIASPIKLSRTPATYRTPPPRLNEHEAQVFDATRKGGA, encoded by the coding sequence TTGACTCAACACCTTGACGGGTCGCTTGCCGGCATCCGTGTCATTGACTTGTCCCGCGTACTGGGCGGTCCGTACTGCACGCAGATTCTCGCCGACCATGGCGCCGAGGTGATCAAGATCGAGCCGCCGCTGGGCGATGAAACCCGCACGTGGGGTCCTCCTTTCGATGGCGACACGGCCTCGTATTTTCTGGGTGTCAATCGCAACAAGCTGGGTGTGTCGCTGGATCTGTCGAAGGAAGCGGCGCGCGAAAAGCTGCTTGGTCTGCTCGACACGGCCGACGTGCTCATCGAAAACTTCAAGCCCGGTACGCTCGAACGATGGGGTATCGGCTACGAACAATTCCTGAGAGCGCGCTTCCCGAAGCTGGTTCACTGCCGTGTGTCCGGCTTTGGCGCCGATGGTCCGCTGGGCGGTCTGCCCGGCTACGACGCCGCCATCCAGGCAATGGCGGGCATCATGAGCGTGAATGGTGAAGCGGGCGGAGAGCCGACGCGCGTGGGCATTCCGATCGTGGACATGGTGACCGGACTGAACGCTGCGCTCGGCATCCTGATGGCGTTGCGCGAACGTGAAGGCAGCCAGCTCGGGCAGTTCGTGGAATCCACGCTGTTCGACTGTGCGTTGTCGATCCTGCACCCGCACACGCCGAACTATTTCTATTCGGGCAAACCGCCGCAACGCACCGGCAATGCGCATCCGAACATCACGCCGTACGACATGTTCCATACGGGCAGCGTCGATATCTTCCTGGCTGTTGGAAACAACGCGCAATTCACGGCGCTTTGCGAAGTGATCCTCACGCCGCAACTCGCCGCCGATCCTCGCTTTGAAAGCAACAAGGCGCGCACGGCGAATCGCAAGGACTTGCGCCGGGCGCTCGAGAGCGTGTTCGAACAATGGGACGGCGCGAAACTCGCGGATATGCTGATTCGCCGTGGCGTGCCATGCGCGCCGGTGTTGTCCATCGATGCCGCGCTCGACCTGCCGCACACGGCACACCGGGAAATGGTGGTCCAGATGGAAGGGTACAAGGGCATTGCGTCGCCCATCAAGCTCAGTCGCACACCGGCTACTTACCGCACGCCGCCACCACGGCTCAACGAGCACGAAGCGCAAGTCTTCGACGCAACCCGCAAAGGAGGCGCGTAA